From Cheilinus undulatus linkage group 18, ASM1832078v1, whole genome shotgun sequence, the proteins below share one genomic window:
- the jdp2a gene encoding jun dimerization protein 2, which yields MQRFPLFKIYSRPSADHKKGHFWHLGSKSAVVTTKSDTMPGQIPDPAVTAGSLPSLGPLAGISATTLTDKLKFGDLQEFGTMLSPLHFLDSLGKRPLVIKTERDEEEERRKRRREKNKVAAARCRNKKKERTDYLQKESERLEMLNSDLKAQIEELKLERQQLILMLNRHRPTCIVRTDSVKTPESEANPLLQQLEDK from the exons ATGCAACGGTTTCCACTTTTTAAGATCTACTCTCGACCCTCGGCTGACCACAAGAAAGGACATTTTTGGCACCTGGGATCAAAGTCAG CTGTGGTCACGACCAAGTCTGACACGATGCCAGGACAAATCCCAGATCCCGCGGTGACGGCAGGCTCCCTGCCCAGCCTGGGCCCACTGGCTGGGATCTCAGCCACCACGTTGACTGACAAGCTCAAGTTTGGTGACCTCCAGGAATTCGGCACAATGCTGTCACCTCTGCACTTCCTGGACAGTCTAGGAAAAAGGCCCCTAGTCATCAAAACAGAG agagatgaagaggaggagaggaggaaacgAAGGcgagagaaaaacaaagtggCTGCAGCTCGATGtcgaaacaaaaagaaagagcgGACAGATTATCTACAAAAG gAGTCAGAGCGACTAGAGATGTTAAACTCTGACCTTAAAGCCCAAATCGAGGAGCTGAAGCTTGAGCGACAGCAGCTGATCCTCATGCTGAACCGCCATCGCCCCACGTGTATTGTCAGGACTGATAGCGTCAAAACCCCGGAGAGTGAGGCGAACCCCTTGCTGCAGCAGCTGGAGGACAAGTGA
- the fosaa gene encoding proto-oncogene c-Fos, with protein MVQSWFIHKILAEHKRRGFHSSRPVTRYIPGERSRAALPSRRPELYLSLIAFFPPPIILVMYHNLTPDMDSVSPTCRSESPAGTLFQKTPDEAISPASSSDSNAKEVGQDMSSEDTPFVPTVTAISSTPDFQWMVQPTIITSVSPSLGSKQANEAQSSHQATPKEGGSKGKNAVRKGKTEQLSPEEEEKKRIRRERNKMAAAKCRNRRRELTDTLQAETDKLEEEKAALETEIANLLKEKERLEFILSTHKPMCQMSEELESIFQEPAGSPGLPPSPDEDRLPEDGIQEAPSLQDMDIPSDPSSAISGNSNILLCASADINLCDLEPSLDIKDGLLENMLPSLEDKIPMETARSVPDIDLSSSLGVSDWETLYKSVSSDLEPLSTPVVTSTPTCSSYLSVFTFACPELDSLTEGPDGHKSGGGKSESVDILNSPTLLAL; from the exons ATGGTACAGTCTTGGTTCATTCATAAAATTCTAGCAGAGCATAAAAGGAGGGGCTTTCATTCTAGTCGTCCAGTTACCAGGTATATACCTGGAGAGAGGAGCCGTGCTGCTCTGCCCAGCAGAAGGCCAGAGCTATATTTATCACTGATCGCGTTTTTTCCCCCCCCAATCATCCTCGTGATGTATCATAACCTGACGCCTGACATGGATTCTGTCTCTCCCACCTGCCGATCAGAGTCTCCTGCCGGGACACTTTTCCAGAAGACGCCAGATGAGGCAATCTCCCCTGCTTCCTCCTCGGATAGCAATGCAAAG GAGGTTGGCCAGGATATGAGCTCTGAAGACACTCCATTTGTGCCAACAGTCACTGCAATTTCCTCTACCCCAGATTTCCAGTGGATGGTCCAGCCTACGATCATTACATCTGTCTCCCCGTCTCTGGGTAGCAAGCAAGCCAATGAAGCACAAAGCTCTCACCAGGCAACACCCAAAGAGGGCGGGAGTAAAGGGAAAAATGCTGTCAGAAAGGGGAAAACAGAGCAG CTGTctccagaggaggaggagaaaaagaggatAAGGAGGGAGAGGAATAAGATGGCCGCAGCAAAGTGTCGCAACAGACGGAGGGAGCTCACAGACACTCTGCAAGCT GAAACCGACaagctggaggaggagaaagcagccCTAGAGACAGAGATAGCCAACCTCCTGAAGGAAAAGGAAAGGCTTGAGTTCATTCTTTCCACACATAAACCAATGTGCCAGATGTCAGAGGAACTGGAGTCTATTTTCCAGGAGCCTGCCGGGTCCCCGGGGCTACCACCCAGTCCAGACGAGGACAGGCTTCCAGAGGATGGCATCCAGGAAGCTCCCTCGCTCCAGGACATGGACATCCCCAGCGATCCTTCCTCAGCCATCTCTGGGAACTCCAATATCCTCCTGTGTGCCAGTGCTGACATCAACCTCTGTGATCTGGAGCCCTCTTTGGACATTAAAGATGGGCTTCTGGAGAACATGCTGCCCAGTTTGGAGGATAAAATCCCCATGGAGACGGCTCGATCTGTGCCAGACATAGACCTGAGCAGCTCTCTAGGGGTGTCAGACTGGGAGACCCTGTACAAATCTGTTTCCAGCGACCTGGAGCCTCTCAGCACCCCTGTGGTCACATCCACCCCCACCTGCAGCAGCTACCTGTCCGTGTTCACATTCGCGTGTCCTGAGCTGGACTCTCTCACAGAGGGACCAGACGGTCATAAAAGTGGGGGAGGAAAATCTGAAAGCGTTGATATCCTTAACTCTCCAACTCTCCTCGCCTTATAA